A window of the Bacillus sp. A301a_S52 genome harbors these coding sequences:
- a CDS encoding glutamate-5-semialdehyde dehydrogenase, producing MQNIEKRFTATNGFQFYKFNMERSTIMNEVVEKAEKAREITFTLAGMATEKKNAALQKIANRLWEKRHHILQKNSEDVTNAKENGQSSAIIDRLTLTEKRLAGMVDAIRLLMKLEDPVGNVLSETTRPNGLQIKKVAVPLGVIAMIYEARPNVTIDAAALSIKTGNAILLRGSTSTIHSNKAIVLVIQEALAEAGLPEKTVQLIENPDRAVLSSLYTMKNLIDVLIPRGGKKLIETVVENARIPVLETGAGNCHVYIDESADKTMAVSIVVNAKTQRPSVCNACETVLIHENWAKKHLPALVKELKTSNVTLRGDHVAQQLAPEIGQATEQDWADEFLDLTLAVKIVPNIHEALDHIEIYGTKHSEAIISETKENVALFFNKIDASTVYHNASTRFTDGFEFGFGAEIGISTQKLHVRGPMGLEALTTTKYHVYGEGQTK from the coding sequence ATGCAAAACATAGAGAAGCGATTCACCGCAACCAATGGTTTTCAATTCTATAAATTTAACATGGAGAGGAGCACAATCATGAATGAAGTAGTTGAAAAAGCCGAAAAAGCGAGAGAAATAACCTTTACCTTGGCAGGAATGGCGACTGAAAAAAAGAATGCAGCGTTACAAAAGATAGCAAATCGGCTATGGGAAAAACGACATCACATATTACAAAAAAATTCTGAAGATGTGACAAACGCCAAGGAAAATGGTCAATCTTCTGCAATTATCGATCGTTTAACCTTAACAGAAAAAAGATTAGCAGGCATGGTAGACGCTATTCGTTTATTAATGAAGTTAGAAGATCCAGTAGGGAATGTTCTTTCAGAAACAACGCGACCTAACGGATTACAAATTAAAAAGGTAGCTGTGCCACTAGGCGTGATTGCGATGATTTATGAAGCAAGACCGAATGTTACCATTGACGCTGCAGCGTTGTCTATTAAAACAGGTAACGCCATTTTACTAAGAGGGAGCACCTCCACTATTCATTCAAATAAAGCGATAGTGTTAGTCATTCAAGAAGCGCTTGCAGAAGCCGGGCTTCCTGAAAAAACAGTGCAACTTATTGAAAACCCAGATAGAGCCGTATTATCCAGCCTTTATACGATGAAAAACTTAATCGATGTCCTCATTCCTCGTGGAGGTAAAAAGCTCATTGAAACGGTTGTAGAAAATGCTCGTATTCCTGTCTTAGAAACAGGGGCAGGAAATTGTCACGTGTATATTGATGAAAGTGCGGACAAGACAATGGCTGTTTCAATCGTTGTCAACGCAAAAACGCAACGACCTTCTGTCTGTAATGCGTGTGAAACAGTCCTTATTCATGAAAACTGGGCGAAGAAGCATCTCCCAGCCCTAGTTAAAGAATTAAAAACGAGTAATGTCACCTTACGGGGGGATCATGTCGCTCAACAATTAGCTCCAGAGATTGGTCAAGCAACAGAACAAGATTGGGCAGATGAATTCCTTGATTTAACGTTAGCTGTTAAAATTGTACCGAACATTCATGAAGCCCTTGATCATATTGAGATTTATGGGACAAAGCACTCAGAAGCGATTATTTCCGAGACAAAAGAAAATGTAGCGCTCTTTTTCAATAAAATTGATGCTTCTACTGTTTATCATAACGCCTCTACGCGGTTTACAGACGGGTTTGAATTTGGTTTTGGTGCAGAAATAGGAATTAGCACACAAAAGCTGCATGTACGGGGACCAATGGGACTTGAAGCTTTGACAACAACGAAATACCATGTATATGGTGAAGGACAAACAAAATAA
- the typA gene encoding translational GTPase TypA, which translates to MTIRSDIRNIAIIAHVDHGKTTLVDELLKQSGTFRENEQVNERAMDNNDIEKERGITILAKNTAVDYEGVRVNILDTPGHADFGGEVERILKMVDGVLLVVDAFEGCMPQTRFVLKKALEQKLTPVLVVNKIDRPMARPEEVVDEVLDLFIELGADEEQLEFPVVYASAINGTASADSDPTKQDDNMRVLFNTVIETVPAPIDNSQEPFQFQVTMLDYNDYLGRIGVGRVFRGTIRKGDQASLVKRDGSIKTFRISKLFGFLGLKRLEIDEAKAGDLIAIAGIEDIMVGETICPSDNPDPMELVRIDEPTLQMTFLVNNSPFAGREGDHVTSRKIEARLLTQVETDVSLRVENTSSPDIWTVSGRGELHLSILIENLRREGYELQVSKPEVIIREVDGKPCEPFENAQVDVPEEYTGAVMESLGERKAELLNMVNKGDGQVRMDFLVPSRGLIGYTTEFMAQTKGYGILNHTFDSYQPVAQGYVGGRRQGVLVSMENGKATPYGMLQVEDRGILFVEAGTEIYEGMIVGEHNRDNDLTVNITKMKQQTNIRSATKEQTVTMKKPRLLTLEEALEFLNEDEYCEVTPHSIRLRKKILDKSMREREEKRKKLSAKNN; encoded by the coding sequence ATGACTATACGGTCAGACATAAGAAATATTGCAATTATCGCCCACGTAGACCATGGAAAAACAACACTCGTTGATGAACTGTTAAAACAATCAGGAACTTTCAGAGAAAATGAACAAGTGAATGAACGAGCCATGGACAATAATGATATTGAAAAGGAACGAGGTATCACTATTTTAGCGAAAAACACCGCCGTTGATTATGAAGGTGTTCGCGTTAATATTCTTGATACCCCTGGCCACGCAGACTTCGGTGGTGAGGTAGAACGGATTTTAAAAATGGTGGACGGTGTTTTATTAGTCGTAGATGCATTTGAAGGCTGTATGCCGCAAACACGATTCGTCCTTAAAAAAGCGTTGGAACAAAAATTAACACCTGTTCTTGTCGTAAACAAGATTGACCGTCCGATGGCCCGTCCAGAAGAAGTTGTAGATGAAGTCCTTGACCTCTTTATAGAATTAGGAGCGGATGAAGAACAATTAGAGTTCCCTGTCGTGTATGCCTCTGCTATTAATGGCACAGCTAGCGCTGATTCTGATCCTACCAAACAAGACGATAATATGCGCGTACTCTTTAACACGGTGATCGAAACAGTCCCTGCACCTATTGATAACTCACAAGAACCGTTCCAATTCCAGGTGACGATGCTTGATTATAATGACTACCTAGGAAGAATTGGTGTTGGTCGTGTATTTAGAGGAACCATTCGAAAAGGTGATCAAGCCTCCCTTGTGAAACGTGATGGTTCAATCAAAACGTTCAGAATATCAAAACTTTTCGGATTTCTTGGATTAAAACGACTTGAAATTGATGAAGCAAAAGCAGGCGATTTAATTGCCATTGCTGGTATTGAAGATATTATGGTCGGCGAAACTATCTGTCCATCTGACAATCCTGACCCAATGGAACTTGTACGTATTGATGAACCTACCTTGCAAATGACGTTCCTTGTAAACAATAGTCCCTTTGCAGGTCGTGAAGGTGATCATGTCACAAGTCGTAAGATCGAAGCTCGGTTATTAACACAAGTTGAAACGGATGTAAGTCTCAGAGTGGAAAATACAAGCTCTCCAGACATTTGGACCGTATCAGGTCGTGGTGAACTTCACCTCTCCATCCTCATCGAAAACTTACGACGAGAAGGCTATGAACTACAAGTGTCCAAGCCTGAAGTTATTATTCGTGAGGTAGATGGTAAGCCATGTGAACCATTTGAAAACGCTCAAGTGGACGTACCTGAAGAATATACAGGTGCGGTAATGGAATCTCTTGGAGAACGTAAAGCCGAGCTATTAAATATGGTGAATAAAGGTGACGGTCAAGTAAGAATGGATTTCTTAGTGCCATCAAGAGGCTTGATTGGTTATACGACTGAATTTATGGCTCAAACAAAAGGTTATGGTATTCTAAATCATACATTTGACAGCTATCAGCCTGTAGCGCAAGGCTATGTGGGCGGACGGCGTCAAGGTGTTCTAGTTTCAATGGAAAATGGTAAAGCGACGCCTTATGGCATGCTCCAAGTAGAAGATCGCGGTATCCTTTTTGTTGAAGCTGGCACTGAAATTTATGAAGGTATGATTGTCGGTGAGCATAATCGAGATAATGACCTGACTGTTAACATTACAAAAATGAAACAACAGACGAATATTCGGTCTGCAACGAAAGAACAGACGGTTACCATGAAAAAACCACGTCTTTTAACGCTAGAAGAAGCGTTAGAATTTTTAAACGAAGACGAATATTGTGAAGTCACCCCTCACTCTATTCGGTTACGTAAAAAAATTCTTGATAAAAGTATGCGTGAACGTGAAGAGAAAAGAAAGAAACTTTCTGCTAAAAACAATTAA
- the ectA gene encoding diaminobutyrate acetyltransferase produces MGKSTTAVLETFSLEQPTKEDGQAMWALAKNTTLDLNSAYKYIMMAEYFSETCVVAKERGEVVGFITGFIQPEHQDVIFIWQVGVDSSQRGKGVASKMLNDLLERKACKNVRYVEATITEENKASQSLFKRLARDHDTAYEVKECFPEEIFPEEGQKAEYTYRIGPFSK; encoded by the coding sequence ATGGGCAAAAGCACAACGGCAGTACTTGAAACATTTTCGTTAGAGCAGCCAACTAAAGAAGATGGGCAGGCTATGTGGGCATTAGCCAAAAACACCACTCTCGATTTGAACTCAGCTTATAAGTACATTATGATGGCCGAGTACTTCTCTGAGACGTGTGTGGTTGCTAAAGAACGAGGTGAAGTCGTTGGTTTCATCACAGGTTTTATTCAACCTGAACACCAAGACGTGATTTTTATCTGGCAGGTTGGTGTGGATTCATCTCAACGCGGAAAAGGGGTTGCCTCAAAAATGTTAAATGACTTACTTGAGCGTAAAGCATGTAAAAATGTTCGTTACGTTGAGGCGACAATCACTGAAGAGAACAAAGCCTCTCAGTCTTTATTTAAACGACTGGCACGAGATCACGATACAGCTTATGAAGTGAAAGAATGCTTTCCGGAAGAGATATTTCCCGAAGAAGGCCAAAAAGCTGAATATACGTATCGTATTGGACCTTTTTCCAAGTAA
- the ectB gene encoding diaminobutyrate--2-oxoglutarate transaminase: MTKNHLEIIEEHESCVRSYVRSFPTVFTQARGYKMWNEDGKEYIDFFSGAGALNYGHNEPNMKKKLVEYILDDGITHSLDKATEAKSEFLHKFHEVILQPRNLDYKVMFPGPTGTNTVESALKLARKVTGRTEVISFTNGFHGMTIGALSVTGNSMKRKGAGIPLNHSVTMPYDQFVNESDEMDTLAYLERFLDDNGSGVSIPAAIILETVQGEGGLNVARFEWLNKLDAICKKWGILLIIDDVQAGVGRTGTFFSFEPADIKPDIVCLSKSIGGYGLPLALTLINPELDKWKPGEHNGTFRGNNHAFITATEALSYWEDPKFEKSIQDKAVKITDFLTNMVEKYPEMKGFVKGRGFMQGISSDIDGFSEKVCKNAFNHGLIMETAGGHDQVFKLFPAINIAEEGLEKGFELIERSIKDTIKQMKLEKETVTN, from the coding sequence ATGACTAAAAACCATTTAGAGATTATTGAAGAGCACGAATCTTGTGTAAGAAGTTATGTGAGAAGCTTTCCAACAGTTTTCACCCAAGCTAGAGGGTATAAGATGTGGAATGAAGACGGAAAAGAATATATTGACTTCTTTTCTGGAGCTGGAGCTCTAAACTATGGACATAATGAGCCGAACATGAAGAAAAAATTAGTAGAATACATCCTTGATGATGGTATTACTCACTCTTTAGATAAGGCAACAGAAGCAAAAAGTGAGTTTCTTCACAAATTTCATGAGGTTATACTTCAACCAAGGAATCTTGATTACAAAGTCATGTTTCCTGGACCAACAGGCACGAATACGGTTGAAAGTGCCCTAAAGTTGGCAAGAAAAGTGACAGGTAGAACAGAAGTCATCAGTTTTACAAATGGCTTTCATGGCATGACGATTGGCGCTTTGTCAGTCACCGGTAATTCTATGAAACGAAAAGGCGCTGGTATCCCATTAAACCACTCCGTCACTATGCCATACGATCAGTTTGTTAACGAAAGTGATGAGATGGATACACTTGCCTACCTTGAGAGATTTTTAGATGATAACGGCAGTGGCGTCTCCATACCTGCAGCCATTATCCTTGAAACCGTTCAAGGTGAAGGCGGTCTTAATGTTGCACGCTTTGAATGGCTAAATAAATTAGATGCTATATGCAAAAAATGGGGTATTCTTCTCATTATTGACGACGTGCAAGCTGGTGTTGGCCGGACAGGGACATTCTTTTCGTTTGAACCTGCGGATATTAAACCTGATATAGTTTGCTTATCTAAATCTATTGGCGGCTATGGTCTCCCCCTTGCATTAACATTAATAAATCCTGAATTAGATAAGTGGAAGCCTGGTGAACATAACGGGACATTCCGCGGTAATAATCATGCCTTTATTACTGCCACAGAGGCATTAAGTTATTGGGAAGATCCAAAATTTGAAAAGAGTATTCAAGATAAAGCAGTTAAAATCACAGATTTCCTCACTAACATGGTAGAAAAATATCCTGAGATGAAAGGGTTCGTTAAAGGAAGAGGATTTATGCAAGGAATCTCTTCTGACATTGACGGCTTTAGTGAAAAAGTTTGCAAGAATGCTTTTAACCATGGGCTAATTATGGAAACAGCTGGTGGACATGATCAAGTATTTAAATTATTCCCTGCTATTAACATTGCCGAAGAAGGATTAGAAAAAGGGTTTGAACTCATCGAACGAAGTATAAAAGATACTATTAAACAAATGAAACTTGAAAAAGAAACAGTCACCAATTAA
- a CDS encoding ectoine synthase, with protein MKVVKLEDIIGTDQEVKGGNWTSRRLILKKDNMGYSVHDTTIKAGTETHIWYKNHLEAVYCIEGDGEVETLSDNKIHPISANTLYALDEHDEHLLRANTDMRMVCVFNPPITGKEVHNEEGVYELVEED; from the coding sequence ATGAAAGTCGTTAAATTAGAAGATATTATAGGGACAGATCAAGAAGTTAAAGGTGGTAACTGGACGAGTCGTCGACTTATTCTTAAAAAAGATAATATGGGGTATTCAGTCCATGATACGACCATTAAAGCTGGAACAGAAACGCATATTTGGTACAAAAATCACCTCGAAGCTGTTTATTGTATTGAAGGTGACGGTGAAGTGGAAACATTGTCTGACAATAAAATCCACCCTATTTCAGCCAATACACTCTATGCCTTAGATGAACATGATGAGCACTTACTTCGTGCAAATACCGATATGAGGATGGTCTGTGTATTTAACCCACCTATTACAGGTAAAGAAGTTCATAACGAAGAAGGTGTTTATGAACTAGTTGAAGAAGATTAA
- a CDS encoding AbrB family transcriptional regulator yields the protein MSYQIKPFIEAIVISVIGGGLFHVLSLPLAWMLGPLTSVMLWEGLTTRTLVWPDFLKKSGLIILGISFGFYFTFESLKIVVPFIIPYLLITVILILISIFNSAFITKWINIDKKTSVFGSIPGGLAEMVLASEDVKANSAFVMVFQTIRLLVVLFTVPFIITQFFPHDSNAISAVMTIPDTNILSLHGLWLILPILLGIKYQHSLPAGIMIIPLAVTATISISSINIPSIPPLIFLIAQLFVGTSLGKSISLTDIKLTRKYAIIYAGLACWLILLSFGFGILLESMTTMDLPTALLSTAPGGLVEMVLTASMVGADPAIVTSLQLMRVMVIVLVAPSALKWYFSRKINDSNKIA from the coding sequence ATGAGTTATCAAATAAAACCGTTTATTGAAGCAATCGTTATTTCAGTGATAGGTGGAGGGCTTTTTCACGTCCTTTCTCTACCACTTGCTTGGATGCTAGGCCCGCTCACTAGTGTCATGTTATGGGAAGGACTGACTACAAGGACGTTAGTTTGGCCGGATTTCCTAAAAAAATCGGGCCTTATTATTCTAGGAATATCATTTGGATTTTATTTTACGTTTGAATCGTTAAAAATAGTTGTACCCTTTATTATTCCGTACTTACTCATTACAGTTATACTCATTCTTATAAGTATTTTTAATAGTGCATTCATAACAAAATGGATTAACATTGATAAAAAAACAAGTGTTTTCGGTTCAATTCCTGGTGGGCTAGCGGAAATGGTTTTAGCAAGTGAAGATGTTAAAGCAAATTCAGCTTTCGTCATGGTTTTTCAAACAATCCGTTTACTAGTCGTTTTATTCACTGTCCCATTTATTATTACCCAATTTTTCCCCCATGACAGCAATGCCATATCAGCAGTGATGACGATTCCTGACACAAACATATTATCGCTACATGGATTATGGCTCATATTACCGATTTTGTTAGGTATCAAATACCAGCATTCTTTGCCCGCGGGAATAATGATTATCCCGTTAGCTGTAACGGCTACTATAAGTATCAGCTCAATTAATATTCCCTCTATTCCTCCCCTGATTTTTTTAATTGCCCAGCTATTCGTAGGGACTTCTCTAGGCAAGAGTATTTCGTTAACAGATATTAAACTTACAAGAAAATACGCCATTATATACGCAGGGCTCGCTTGTTGGTTGATCCTTTTATCGTTTGGTTTTGGAATTTTGCTTGAATCAATGACAACGATGGATTTGCCAACAGCCTTACTAAGCACAGCACCAGGAGGATTAGTAGAAATGGTGTTAACGGCCTCGATGGTTGGTGCCGATCCGGCAATTGTGACGTCGTTACAGTTAATGCGTGTTATGGTCATTGTTTTAGTTGCTCCAAGTGCGTTAAAATGGTATTTTTCTCGAAAAATAAACGATAGCAATAAAATTGCTTAA
- a CDS encoding DUF393 domain-containing protein, whose product MEKRDIILFDGVCHLCQSSVQFIIKRDPKNHFAFASLQSDVGKNLIGQTRISQESNSVVLIKANGKSYIHSSAALQIAKKLKGAWKLASILLIIPAFMRDPIYRFIARHRYTWFGRSENCMVPTPKQRQRFLD is encoded by the coding sequence ATGGAAAAAAGAGATATTATCTTGTTTGATGGGGTTTGTCATTTGTGCCAATCAAGTGTTCAATTTATTATAAAACGCGATCCAAAAAATCACTTTGCCTTTGCTTCATTACAAAGTGATGTAGGTAAAAATCTAATCGGACAAACGAGGATATCTCAGGAGTCTAACAGCGTTGTCCTAATAAAAGCAAATGGCAAATCATATATACATTCCTCCGCCGCGCTTCAAATTGCAAAAAAGCTAAAAGGAGCATGGAAGCTAGCCTCCATACTCCTAATTATTCCAGCATTTATGCGCGATCCTATCTACCGCTTTATTGCTCGTCATAGATACACATGGTTTGGTAGATCAGAAAATTGTATGGTGCCCACGCCCAAACAGCGCCAGCGTTTTCTTGATTAG
- a CDS encoding cobalamin-binding protein, translating into MRLVSICPSNTELATYAGLADHLVGVDNYSDWPSDKLTNLERLGPDLNIDMDKLEALNPDLVLASETVPGMEKNIKELKNRGLPYVIVPSPKTLSDIGSQLLWVGEKTGYKEKSLKAHEKFNYWINYYKGLSDSVEEKKTIYWEWWAKPIFTPGHTNWLTEMSELAGGINIFADHPQSSVKTTWEDVYKRNPDVMAIIWVGVHKEKVNRKVLEKRPDWQSLKAPTSNNVYILDEPFFCRPSPRLLIGLMQIANLLHPDIYPTFTEDVDPMLAD; encoded by the coding sequence ATGCGTTTAGTATCTATTTGCCCTAGTAATACAGAGCTTGCTACTTATGCGGGGTTAGCTGATCACCTCGTCGGTGTTGATAATTATTCGGACTGGCCATCAGATAAATTGACGAATCTAGAAAGACTGGGTCCAGACCTGAATATAGATATGGATAAGTTAGAAGCATTAAATCCAGATTTAGTGTTAGCCTCTGAGACGGTTCCTGGAATGGAAAAAAATATTAAAGAGTTAAAAAATAGAGGGCTTCCTTATGTGATCGTTCCTTCGCCTAAGACATTATCTGATATTGGCAGTCAATTACTATGGGTTGGTGAAAAAACAGGCTATAAGGAAAAAAGTTTAAAAGCTCACGAGAAATTTAATTATTGGATTAATTACTATAAAGGCTTGAGTGATTCCGTGGAAGAAAAGAAAACGATCTACTGGGAATGGTGGGCTAAGCCTATTTTTACTCCAGGTCACACTAATTGGCTAACAGAAATGTCTGAATTGGCAGGAGGGATCAATATATTTGCCGACCACCCTCAATCTAGTGTAAAAACGACCTGGGAAGACGTGTATAAACGTAATCCGGACGTGATGGCTATTATATGGGTCGGCGTTCATAAAGAAAAAGTTAATCGTAAAGTGTTGGAGAAGCGACCTGATTGGCAATCTTTAAAAGCTCCCACATCAAACAACGTCTATATCCTTGATGAACCATTCTTTTGTCGTCCCTCACCGCGCTTATTAATTGGCCTTATGCAAATAGCAAATCTTTTGCATCCGGATATTTATCCTACGTTTACCGAGGATGTGGATCCGATGTTAGCTGACTAA
- a CDS encoding flap endonuclease, which translates to MSDKTLLLIDGFNLLSRGYFATAYGKSDEQLSKNDQGQYINAVRVFFQKLFQLTRQYPITHISVAWDGKRQDTSRNQQYAFYKAQRQDLPEPLIEQYHLTKELLDNLNVHQLAVGGYEADDIIGAFSTLWAESGFGQTYIYSNDRDLFQLLNPTTAQILSKKKQEIVYSDEAFQAEYDITPTQWVDVKALLGDASDNIPGCPGVGEKSALPLIRQYGDLKQVFKNVDSLDPTFNRYKKKLREGEETTWISYELSQIITDIEAVKVVNHSELEFSWDEANALHTMAAKGIKVKIR; encoded by the coding sequence ATGAGTGATAAAACATTGTTATTAATTGACGGATTCAATTTATTAAGTAGGGGCTATTTTGCAACTGCGTACGGAAAATCAGATGAGCAATTGTCTAAAAATGATCAAGGTCAGTACATTAATGCTGTGCGTGTTTTCTTTCAAAAATTATTTCAATTAACGCGACAATACCCAATTACACATATTTCTGTCGCATGGGATGGGAAACGTCAGGATACGTCACGTAATCAACAGTACGCGTTTTATAAGGCGCAACGACAAGATTTACCGGAGCCGCTGATCGAACAGTACCACTTAACAAAAGAGCTGCTAGACAATTTAAACGTACATCAACTAGCCGTAGGCGGTTATGAGGCGGATGATATCATCGGTGCTTTTTCGACATTGTGGGCAGAAAGTGGCTTTGGACAAACGTATATTTATAGTAACGATAGAGACTTATTTCAACTGCTTAACCCTACGACCGCTCAGATTTTGTCTAAAAAAAAGCAGGAAATTGTCTATAGTGATGAAGCATTTCAAGCAGAGTACGATATTACACCTACTCAATGGGTTGATGTAAAAGCGTTGCTAGGAGATGCCAGCGATAATATTCCAGGTTGTCCCGGTGTAGGTGAAAAATCTGCGTTACCCCTTATCCGTCAGTATGGCGATCTTAAACAAGTGTTTAAAAATGTCGATTCGTTGGATCCTACTTTTAATCGTTATAAGAAAAAACTTCGTGAAGGAGAAGAAACGACGTGGATCAGTTACGAACTTTCGCAAATTATCACAGATATTGAAGCCGTCAAAGTGGTGAACCATTCCGAACTTGAATTTTCATGGGATGAAGCGAATGCGTTACACACAATGGCTGCTAAAGGGATTAAAGTAAAAATAAGATGA
- a CDS encoding DNA-deoxyinosine glycosylase, with translation MKRQSMQPIVASGAKILLLGSMPGEQSLIKQQYYGNRRNHFWSIISDLLNEDFTSYSYNHKCQRLNAHGIALWDVIASCEREGSLDSAIRHEKANDLKGLLQQYPTIKWIGLNGTKAYQSFLTYKKNVVDFPELPFTKLPSTSPVPGKNVKSYEEKVEAWREMSHYL, from the coding sequence ATGAAACGCCAATCGATGCAACCAATCGTCGCTTCTGGAGCAAAAATTCTTTTGCTAGGTTCCATGCCTGGAGAACAATCTCTCATAAAGCAACAGTACTATGGCAACAGGCGTAATCACTTTTGGTCAATCATAAGTGATCTTCTCAATGAAGATTTTACAAGCTATTCATATAATCATAAGTGCCAACGTTTAAATGCTCACGGTATCGCATTGTGGGATGTGATTGCTAGCTGTGAACGAGAAGGGAGCCTCGATTCAGCTATTCGTCATGAAAAAGCAAATGATCTTAAAGGGTTGTTGCAACAATACCCAACAATTAAATGGATTGGATTAAACGGAACCAAAGCCTACCAGTCGTTTCTAACATACAAGAAAAATGTTGTTGATTTCCCAGAGTTACCTTTTACGAAACTACCATCTACTAGTCCTGTTCCAGGTAAGAATGTGAAGTCCTATGAAGAGAAGGTAGAGGCTTGGCGAGAAATGAGTCATTACTTATAA
- a CDS encoding GNAT family N-acetyltransferase, protein MSIKEIYTDLPTLTTDRLKLRKITEEDAEDMFYYASDEEVSRYVTWDTHPSLKETKAFIDHILIKYENNELAPWGIVLKETNKLIGTIDFVTWKPAHRVAEIGYALSRKYWGDGIMTEAMKAVVKFGFQSMDLIRIEAKCFDSNRGSARVMEKVGMRYEGMMRQAMIVKGEPRNILLYAILKDDNNEWLR, encoded by the coding sequence GTGAGTATTAAAGAGATTTATACAGATTTACCTACTTTAACTACTGATCGACTTAAGTTAAGAAAGATAACGGAAGAGGATGCGGAGGATATGTTTTATTATGCATCAGATGAGGAAGTCAGTCGATATGTAACATGGGACACCCATCCTTCATTGAAAGAGACGAAAGCATTCATTGATCACATACTCATTAAATACGAAAACAATGAGTTAGCACCTTGGGGAATCGTGCTAAAAGAGACAAACAAATTAATTGGAACGATAGATTTTGTCACTTGGAAACCTGCACATCGCGTTGCGGAAATTGGCTATGCTCTATCCCGTAAGTACTGGGGAGATGGTATCATGACAGAAGCTATGAAAGCTGTTGTAAAATTCGGTTTTCAGTCCATGGATCTTATACGGATTGAAGCCAAATGTTTTGACAGTAATCGAGGGTCAGCCCGTGTGATGGAAAAGGTTGGGATGCGCTATGAAGGAATGATGCGGCAAGCAATGATTGTAAAAGGTGAGCCTAGAAACATATTACTTTATGCTATTTTAAAAGATGATAATAATGAATGGTTACGTTAA